The following proteins are encoded in a genomic region of Thermodesulfobacteriota bacterium:
- a CDS encoding sigma-70 family RNA polymerase sigma factor — MEIIENAISELPEYNRVVFLLRDVEGLTNEEVAKVLGISLPAVKSRIRRARLFLRDKLSDYFYEWRK; from the coding sequence ATGGAAATCATCGAGAATGCGATAAGTGAGCTTCCAGAGTATAATAGGGTAGTCTTCCTATTAAGAGACGTCGAGGGTTTAACTAATGAGGAAGTGGCAAAGGTATTGGGAATCTCTCTTCCCGCAGTCAAGTCTAGAATCCGGCGGGCAAGGCTATTTTTAAGAGATAAGTTGTCAGATTATTTCTATGAATGGAGAAAGTAA
- a CDS encoding sigma-70 family RNA polymerase sigma factor codes for MEQVGTVAKETAKIFHLDDIEEALMIDSMPREYTVDVLMPNYKALTDKELIRRFTEDDDEEAFNEIVNRYTDTIYRTALRIINNPSDAEEVLQEVFVTLIKKLDTFGEESKFSTWLYRVVVNTSYMYLRAERKKNESEMNLPDYVSYDQSGRLNGIRNKDWSYESDMALHEYGENGNHRECDK; via the coding sequence ATGGAACAGGTCGGCACAGTGGCGAAGGAGACAGCAAAGATATTTCACCTGGACGATATCGAAGAAGCCCTTATGATTGATTCTATGCCAAGAGAATACACTGTGGATGTGTTGATGCCCAATTATAAGGCTTTAACCGATAAGGAGTTGATTAGAAGGTTTACGGAAGATGATGACGAGGAGGCGTTTAACGAGATCGTCAATAGATACACGGATACGATTTACCGTACTGCGCTCAGAATCATCAATAATCCTAGTGACGCCGAAGAGGTCCTGCAGGAGGTCTTTGTAACCTTGATAAAAAAGCTGGACACGTTCGGCGAGGAGTCAAAATTCTCTACCTGGTTATATAGAGTAGTGGTAAACACTAGTTATATGTATCTAAGGGCTGAGAGGAAAAAGAATGAAAGCGAAATGAATCTCCCGGATTACGTTTCTTATGACCAGTCGGGAAGGCTTAACGGAATACGAAATAAGGATTGGAGTTATGAATCTGATATGGCTCTTCATGAGTATGGAGAGAATGGAAATCATCGAGAATGCGATAAGTGA
- a CDS encoding glucose 1-dehydrogenase: MNVKQLFDLTGRVAIVTGGYTGIGRQMAEGLAEAGANLVICARNFDGCVQAAEEIKKNTGVEAIPLKCDVSKHDDVQKMVNETIAKFGKIDILVNNSGIAMGGLPEDTRLEDWELVLKVNLTGTFLCSKEAAKFMIKAKRGKVINIASVMGFQTTELVSAPAYVTSKGAIITLTKDLAVRWIPHNINVNAIAPGWFPSGMTDPVLSPDKMGLGDSLLRSIPARRFGGDDDLKGVTVLLASPASDYIVGETILVDGGTLARY, from the coding sequence ATGAATGTAAAACAACTCTTTGACCTTACCGGAAGGGTGGCAATAGTCACCGGTGGATATACCGGGATTGGGAGACAGATGGCGGAAGGGCTTGCCGAAGCCGGGGCCAATCTAGTCATCTGCGCAAGGAATTTTGACGGCTGCGTTCAGGCGGCCGAGGAGATTAAGAAAAATACCGGTGTGGAGGCTATCCCACTTAAATGCGACGTTTCAAAACACGATGACGTCCAAAAAATGGTAAACGAGACAATCGCCAAATTCGGCAAAATCGACATACTGGTCAATAATTCGGGCATAGCAATGGGCGGACTTCCGGAGGATACCAGGTTAGAAGATTGGGAACTCGTGCTTAAGGTGAATTTGACCGGCACCTTCCTCTGTAGCAAGGAGGCGGCCAAGTTCATGATTAAGGCTAAGAGGGGAAAAGTCATCAATATCGCATCGGTCATGGGTTTTCAGACAACCGAGCTGGTGAGTGCGCCGGCATATGTGACGTCTAAAGGGGCAATAATTACGCTAACCAAAGATTTGGCTGTTAGGTGGATACCGCACAATATAAACGTGAACGCAATAGCCCCCGGATGGTTCCCTTCGGGCATGACCGACCCGGTTCTTAGCCCGGATAAGATGGGTCTAGGAGATAGCCTGCTGCGCTCTATTCCGGCAAGGAGGTTTGGCGGGGATGACGACCTCAAAGGAGTCACAGTCCTCCTTGCTTCTCCTGCATCAGATTACATAGTGGGAGAGACTATTCTCGTAGACGGCGGGACGCTGGCGAGATATTAG